From the genome of Thermodesulfobacteriota bacterium:
AGTCATCGAATTGACAAAGAACAATGAAACTGAATTACTTTATCGTAACATTTGTACTACTCTAAACGAAAATGAATTTAAAAAAGCAGCATAAGTTTTCGCTCAATTGGGGTATAACTGTTTTTGAACAAAGGCTTATTTCACAGGCCATTACGCCAATTGATTACAAAAATAAAATTACTAGTGGCCATATCCAGCTGAATTTATTCGATTCTTAACCGGACACTAATGTTTTTAAATCTGTTCAAAATAACGGAAAAGTTCCCAGTCAGTGACGGCTTTTTCGTTTTCTTTATTCTCTAAAAAAGCACACTGCACCAGATAATAAACCACCCGGTCTCCGAAAAGGGATCTTGCTGCCACAGAATGATCAAATAGAGCCGTGGCCTCTGAAAGAGACAACGGGCATTGTGGCAGGCCATCCGCAACATATGCATTTACGGAAAATTCCTCAGGGGGTTCAATTCTGTTTTTCATACCGTACATTCCGGATGCAAGAATTCCGGCAAACGTCAGGTATGGGTTGATATCCGCTCCTGGAATCCTGTTATCAGATCAGCAACCCTGTTTTGAACCCACAGTACGAACTCCTGTGACGACTGTCATAACTCCATGCGATATTTGCGGGTGCAAAAGATTCAGCGTAGTACCGTTTATAAGAATTGACGGTGGGACCGTAAAGCAGGGAAAATTATTATATTTATATTATCGATATTTTTTAAGATCATAAATACTTATAACTGATTCCTTATTATTGTTTTACCAGTCCTTGGGCAGATGTTTGGGTGATGTTCTTCGGATGGCCTGTATTTTTGTTTTGTAAATGGTGGTTAAATAGATGCCGAAAAATATCAAACAGATACCTGCAATGTGGAAAAGGCGCAGACGTTCACCTAAAAATATGTACGCTAAAATAGCACCAAAAACCGGCATCAGGTGTATAAAGATCCCGGCCTTGCTTGCACCGATTATTTCCACCGCTTTGTTCCAGAACAGATAGGCCAGTACAGATGGAAAAACCCCTACAAAAAGAACACTGATGACGCTGGTCGCTGTCAGTCTGATGGTGGCACCGGTATGAATTTCCCAGACATAGAATGGAAATAGAAAGAACAACCCGATGATTATAATCGAAGCCAGAAAGCAGACCGGACTCATCTTTTGCGGTCTTTTTCTAAGTAAAATGGTATACATCGCCCAGCTCATGGCAGCGGATAAGGTCCACAAATCTCCCCGAACAAATTGAATCGGTATCAGATTGTTAAGATTGCCATGCGAAATGATCCACAATAAGCCGATAAATGAAATGATTACGCCGAATGTCTGCAGAAGGGTGATCCTGTCTTTGAATCCGATCCGGGAAAATAAAACAATAAATATCGGCGTCATGGCGTTTATGATAATTGCATTGACTGCCAGGGTGGAGTGCAGGGCCAAATAGATGAATGAGTTGAAAATGGTGACGGAAAAAATAGCCAGAAGCGTCATGATTTTCCAGTGTCTTCGGATTAAATCCCACTGTCTTTTAAGGGGCTTTACGGCAAAGGGCAGGATGATGAGCAAAGCAATGGTCCATCGCCAGAAGGACATGGCGATCGGGGGAATTACCTCATGGACCCCCCTTCCGAGGATAAAATTTCCCGACCAAAAAAGCACCGTCAATGTGAGCAAAAGATAGGGCATTTTATAACCTATCAAGGATTCATCAAAATGAGCTGCAAGAATATAAAAATAAGAACGAAAAGGCTATAATGTCAAGAATTATTGAGAAATTAGCCGAACATAGGCACTTACCGGCCAACAGTCTGACTGAGTGCAAAATTTTCCAATTTATCCAACTCGATCAGCATGGATGACTGACAATGTGGTACAAATGATGGTGCGGCAAAATGTTTGGTTTGCCCCTGACCATCTGGAAGGTGGCAAAATTAAGGGTGCGAAAGCCAGACAATCACAGATCACTGGAGGGAGTTCCGCTTTCATCCCCAACCAGAGTATGTTATGAAAAGCCAGATATCAACCTATTTCGCAATTTGGGGATAGGCATTGAACCGCAAAAAAGGAAAACAGGCCATGAAAGTAAAAACCCTTGTTTGTATGTTGGCAATTCTCCTAATCAATGTGGCTGTGCTGGCTGCACCTCCTTTAGATTTAAATACGATACCGCCGTCGCTTGAACCATGGAAGGCCTGGGTTCTTCATGGACAGGAGGATCGATTTTGTCCTGTCGCTTATAATAACGGGGAAGAAACCAAATGCCTCTGGCCGTCGCGCCTGAATCTGGAGCTTGATGCCGACGGAGGCCGATTTTCCCAGCAGTGGCTGGTATTTACAAAGGATTGGGTCCCATTGCCGGGCAGCCAAAAAATATGGCCTCAAAATGTCAAGATTGACGGGAAAGCGGCCACAGTGGTGGAGAAAGGGGGCATCCCCTGTGCTTATATGACTGTCGGGCAGCACTTAATGGAGGGCATATTCGCATGGGATGAAATGCCGGAAATGATCCGTATTCCAGAAGCAAGTGGTCTGGTTACCCTCTCAATAAACCGCAAAACTGTAGATTACCCCTTATTAGATACCCGTGGACGTTTATGGTTGCAAAAACGAAAAGGGATTCAAACCAAAGAGCAACAAACGGAAGTGCGTATTTATCGACTAATAAATGACACCATTCCCATGAGAGTGACCACTCATCTGAAAATGAATGTTTCCGGTCAGGCCCGCAAGGTCAAGCTTGAGAAAATTCTATTAAAAGATTTTATTCCCCTGAGGATTAACAGCCCCCTTCCGGCCAGGATCGGAATAAAAGGTGAGTTGATGATCCAGGCGCGTCCCGGCCGGTGGGAAATTAAAATTTTCTCACGGTCAAAAAATCCTGTTCACAGAATTAGGCCTGAAAAATTGGCCTACGGACAGGAAATATGGGCTTTTAAGTCGCAAAATCACCTGCGCATGGTAAAAACCGAAGGGGTTCAATCGGTGGACCCCAACCAGGCAGACCTGCCTTCTAAATGGAAAAAATTTCCGGCATTCATTATTAATTCCGGCAACGTGATGGCATTTAAAGAAATTCGCCGGGGAGACCCTGATCCT
Proteins encoded in this window:
- a CDS encoding DMT family transporter translates to MPYLLLTLTVLFWSGNFILGRGVHEVIPPIAMSFWRWTIALLIILPFAVKPLKRQWDLIRRHWKIMTLLAIFSVTIFNSFIYLALHSTLAVNAIIINAMTPIFIVLFSRIGFKDRITLLQTFGVIISFIGLLWIISHGNLNNLIPIQFVRGDLWTLSAAMSWAMYTILLRKRPQKMSPVCFLASIIIIGLFFLFPFYVWEIHTGATIRLTATSVISVLFVGVFPSVLAYLFWNKAVEIIGASKAGIFIHLMPVFGAILAYIFLGERLRLFHIAGICLIFFGIYLTTIYKTKIQAIRRTSPKHLPKDW